Below is a genomic region from Kribbella qitaiheensis.
GAAGCGGGGGCCGGCTCCTTCGCATGACGTCGAGATCTGGCTTGGCGCGTACAAGCCGCGGATGCTTGGGGTGACCGGACGGCTTGCTGACGGGTGGCTGCCGAGCAGTTCGTACACGCCGCCAGAGGTGCTTGCGGAGATGAACAAGATCATCGACGAAGCCGCTGTGGAGGCTGGACGCTCGCCGGCTGAGGTGCGGCGGCTGTACAACGTCTCGGGGCGGTTCGGGAACGGTAGTGGGTTCCTGCAGGGGTCCGAGGCGCACTGGATCGAGCAGTTGGCCGAGCTGACTGCGACTGAGGGGATGAGCACGTACGTGCTGGCGTCGGACGACCCAGACGACGTCCGCCGCTTCGCCGACGTCGCCGCCGGAGTACGAGAGGCCGTAGCAGCCGAGCGCGCAGGCGCTGTCGCGCTAGAGCGTCCTGTGACCGGGGCTGCGGCCGTCGAGGGTCCTGCGACTGCGGCGGCTTCTGCCGCGACGTCGGCGGCACCTGCTGCGGAGCCCGGGAGTGCTGCGACTGGCGCCGCCACCGTGAGTGCTGCTGTGTCGGCGGCTCCTGCCGCAGCTGGCGGCGCGGCTGCTGCGGCCCGTACGGGTGGGTTCAGCGTGGTGGCGACGCCTGCGCCCGCAGTACGGCGTAGTGCTGTGCAGCCGTGGGATGAGTCGGACCGGCCGACCGGACCTGCGCTGGACCCCAGCCGGAGCTACGCGCCTCACCAGCTTGCGTCAGGGCAGCACCTGATCGACGTACACGACCATCTGCGAGCTGAGCTCGAGCAGATCAGGGACCTGGTCGAGCAGGTGGCCGCGGGCTCCATGGGAGTCGGCGCGGCGCGGTCGCACATCAACACCATGACGATGCGGCAGAACAACTGGACGCTCGGCGTGTACTGCGAGTCGTACTGCCGTCTCGTCACCACGCATCACTCGATCGAGGACGCATCCCTGTTCCCGCGACTCCGCCGCGCCGACCCAGCACTCACACCGGTCGTCAACCGCCTCCAGGAAGAGCACCTGGTCATCCACGACGTCCTGGAGGGCGTCGACAAGGCCTTGGTGGCGCTAGTGGACGGCTCAGGTGACATAGACGGTCTCAGAGCCGCCGTAGACCTCCTGGACGACACCCTCCTGTCGCACCTCTCGTACGAAGAGCGCGAACTAGTAGAACCCCTGGCCCGCCTCGGCGTGATGTAACACCACCTCCGTGCATCAGGTGAGTACTTCTCGCGCGAGAAGTACTCACCTCGTGCACAAAGCGCTCGGTGCGTGCGGCGGCCCTTCGCTACTTCGCTTCGCCGAGGAGGGAGGCGAGGATATCGAGGAGGCGGAGGGTGGGGGCCTCGGCGAGCAGCCGGGCGGCGGAGGTGGCCGGCTCGGCGATCAGGCGGACCTGGAGCAGCTTGAAGTCGCGGACGTTCGCCGGGTTGACCAGGTCGCGGTGCACGGCGGCCAGGAAGTCGGGGCCGGCGGAGGCGTCGCTGTAGGTCATCCGGATGAAGCTGTCGCTGACGGGGAAGAGATATGGCCGCTTGAGGTGCAGCAGCTTGGCCTTCTTCGCGTGGCCGAAGCCGCGGTGGCCGGAGAACTTCTCGTCGAGCTCGGTGGCCGCCTCGAACAGCGGGCTGCCGGGCGCGGCGTCCTCGAGTCGCGCGTCGACCGGGACCGCGGCGAACTCCTTGTCCGCTTCCACCTCGAGCAGCCAGACGATGTCCAGGGCGCGGAGATCCGACCCGATCAGCATCGTCCGGGCCAGATCCTCCAACATGATTCGATCCGGGTCGGACCCGCCGATGTTATTCATTCCGGGCAGACCGTCGTAGTACTTGAGCACCGCGCCGTTCGTCTCGGCGTACAGCCGCAGCTGCGCGATTGCCTCGTCCACGACGATCTTCCTACTGCCGATGTTCATGAGCCACACCCTCACACTCTTCGTGGCAGACCCGCCAGCCGGATTGGGCGATCCGACTCCGAATCCGAGCTACATCCGGATGCGGTGCATCGTAGGGGACGGCCGAGTGACCCCCGGCACAGGGTGACATGCCCACTTGTCCACAGCCTGTAACCATCCAGCCCATCCAACCCAGGAGCTCCGTAAACTCTCCGTCACACCCTTTCACAAACCAGGGCCCACCTGCCTACCTCCAGCCTTCTTTCTCCTCTGGTTTTGGTCAGGCGACGGTGAGGGTGCTGGTGATGGGGCTGGTGGAGGCGGTCCACCAGCGGAGGGCGCCGTCGGAGGTGGAGCCAGTCATGGTCCAGGTGTAGGTGCCTTTGGGGACGAGGGCGCCGGCGGTGTTGCGGGCGTCCCAGGAGAGGACGGCGCGGCCGGTGGTGTTGGCGCAGTTGAAGGTGCGTACGACGGTGGTGCCGGAGCGGATCGTCAGCGTGCAGGTGGGGAGCGCTTTGCTGAACGGGAAGTCGGGGGTCCAGCGGTCGTTGACGCCGTCGCCGTTCGGGGTGATGGTCGACGAGCCGAGCGCGTTGCCGAGGTAGCGGGGCGGGTCGACGAAGGTGGAGTTCGGGGCGAGCCGGGCGACGCCGTCCGTGCCGATCCACGCCAGCAGCTCGTCGTGGGCGTCGAAGGCGTTCGGGCCGACACCGCCGTAGTACGTGCCGATGGTGCCGATCGCGGTGGTCCCGAGCCGCAGCTCGCGCAGCAGCGACGGCGAGCCGCCGTACGTGCCCGGGATGCCGTAGACGGCGTGGCCGCCGGTGAGCTTCATCCGGACGGCGACGTTCGTGGTGCCCACCCGCGTGGCCGCGGCCATCGTCACCATGTTGCGGAAGGCAACCATGCCCTTGGTGCAGCCGGCGATCACGCATTCGGACCAGCCGACGTACGAACCGAAGACGCCGATCGCGCCGACACCGTACCCGGCTGCCTTCACCGTGACGGTCTTGTTGCTGGACAGATCGCGGCGGTAGATCGAGCCATCGCGGTTCGACCACACGACGTACGAGCCCCAGAGCGCCCATTTTGTGGTGGTGGCATCGCCGAGTCGCGTACTGGTCCCCGTCCGCAGGTCGTACAGCATCGCCGATTTGGTCCCGTACTGCGGGCAGCCGGGCGCGCACGGATCTCCGGTCAACTCCGCCCGCGTCCACAAGACCCGCGTCCCGGAGACGGTGAAGGTGCCGTCCTGGATGGTCGCGGTCGCCGTGGATGCGAAGACGAGCCGGTCGGGCTCACCGTCGGCACGGACAAGCAGGCGGTCCGTGCCCTCACCTTGCCAGGTGCGTAGCAGGAGCCGGCCACCGTCGGCGCCGAGTTGCCAGGCGGCAGGGCCCTTGTTCACCGAAGGGCCGAGCGTGATCGTCGTTGCAGATTTCGAATAGGTCCGGGTGTGCAGCATGACCTGCGGCAGGCCCGGTTGCGGTGCGGGCGCGTCCGAGTCGATATAGGCAACCTTCGACGCGTCGACCGCGATCGCGCTGGCGTAGGGCGGATAGTGCGGGAGCGTGACCACGCGTTCGAGCGCGGCTGGATCTGCGGCTGACGGACCACGATCGATGGTGGTGTCGACACCGAGCCGCACGAAGTAGAAGGCGGTTCCGTCCGAGGCGAGCGTTTGTACCGCCGGCAGCCTGCTTGGGGTGCCACCGGCTGCGGGCACGGTGGTTGCGGTGCAGTCAGAATCCACGCAGTTGACGTA
It encodes:
- a CDS encoding LLM class flavin-dependent oxidoreductase — its product is MADYGHELVFGTFLTPAVENPERVIALAQLTEQVGLDLVTVQDHPYQPRLLDAWTLLSVIASHTQTVKVATNVANLPLRHPVVLARSVATLDLITGGRVELGLGAGGFRDAVAANAGPRLTAGESVEALEEALAIIREVWTPEGGGIRLAGKHYEMAGAKRGPAPSHDVEIWLGAYKPRMLGVTGRLADGWLPSSSYTPPEVLAEMNKIIDEAAVEAGRSPAEVRRLYNVSGRFGNGSGFLQGSEAHWIEQLAELTATEGMSTYVLASDDPDDVRRFADVAAGVREAVAAERAGAVALERPVTGAAAVEGPATAAASAATSAAPAAEPGSAATGAATVSAAVSAAPAAAGGAAAAARTGGFSVVATPAPAVRRSAVQPWDESDRPTGPALDPSRSYAPHQLASGQHLIDVHDHLRAELEQIRDLVEQVAAGSMGVGAARSHINTMTMRQNNWTLGVYCESYCRLVTTHHSIEDASLFPRLRRADPALTPVVNRLQEEHLVIHDVLEGVDKALVALVDGSGDIDGLRAAVDLLDDTLLSHLSYEERELVEPLARLGVM
- a CDS encoding gliding motility-associated C-terminal domain-containing protein; this encodes MPVKALRSIAIGLGALLVGATLVGGAAAADPVGTVLLDGTPTGHARVFSMSASTAGLLYDTRGLDSGLSITTWVKPTGAPSFQVSNNTTAISGSMIFSRDNNDTNTTYRTISDPTLHSCPTAGQQRAFIPTGWVRADSAGVIQLVTAGSTGCTIRTLTTIPTARLLTADATGFLVEVTTHAGNGGVHVLEYHSFATPATARLVDTDDYVYNYTTLVGNVIAWVEGAGTDDPLIIHRRILGQPSSQDIPVGRDWFVGMAVTSTATGYVNCVDSDCTATTVPAAGGTPSRLPAVQTLASDGTAFYFVRLGVDTTIDRGPSAADPAALERVVTLPHYPPYASAIAVDASKVAYIDSDAPAPQPGLPQVMLHTRTYSKSATTITLGPSVNKGPAAWQLGADGGRLLLRTWQGEGTDRLLVRADGEPDRLVFASTATATIQDGTFTVSGTRVLWTRAELTGDPCAPGCPQYGTKSAMLYDLRTGTSTRLGDATTTKWALWGSYVVWSNRDGSIYRRDLSSNKTVTVKAAGYGVGAIGVFGSYVGWSECVIAGCTKGMVAFRNMVTMAAATRVGTTNVAVRMKLTGGHAVYGIPGTYGGSPSLLRELRLGTTAIGTIGTYYGGVGPNAFDAHDELLAWIGTDGVARLAPNSTFVDPPRYLGNALGSSTITPNGDGVNDRWTPDFPFSKALPTCTLTIRSGTTVVRTFNCANTTGRAVLSWDARNTAGALVPKGTYTWTMTGSTSDGALRWWTASTSPITSTLTVA
- a CDS encoding DUF6308 family protein, with the protein product MNIGSRKIVVDEAIAQLRLYAETNGAVLKYYDGLPGMNNIGGSDPDRIMLEDLARTMLIGSDLRALDIVWLLEVEADKEFAAVPVDARLEDAAPGSPLFEAATELDEKFSGHRGFGHAKKAKLLHLKRPYLFPVSDSFIRMTYSDASAGPDFLAAVHRDLVNPANVRDFKLLQVRLIAEPATSAARLLAEAPTLRLLDILASLLGEAK